Genomic segment of Cyanobacterium stanieri LEGE 03274:
GCTTTAGAAGTGGTGGAAACCCCTGCAGGATATGCCCTACAACTGCGCCATTGTTGTCAAAATCTCCTCGAAAATCTTGTCCCTGCGGACTTAAACACCGCCACCCTTCGTACCCTGGCTGCGATCGCACTTACAAATCCCATACTACAAAGCGACTTAATAACCGTGCGTGGTAGTGGAGCTTATCAACACGTCCAAGAACTGCTAGAATTAGGTTTTATCCGTAAACGTCGTCAAGCCGAAGGGCGCTCTTATTGGTTGGAAATTACCGACAAATTTCATCAATATTTTGAAATTGACCAACTACCAACCTAAAAAACGTTTATATTAATAAGCAGGTAAAGAGGAACTGAGTAAAAGAAGAATCACTATAGAGGACAAAAATAAATGGTATTTAACGCAAATTTTTTTGGCGGAGAATCAGACACAACTTTAGATAACACCTTAATTGATTACCTACAAAAACAAAAACCAGAAACCCTTGAAAGAATAGCCCAATCAGCAACCCCAGAAATCAAAGAAATCATAACCCACAACGTACAAGGGTTATTAGGGATGTTGCCCACCGAAGGATTTAACGTACAAATTGTCACCGATAAACAACATATGGCAAATCTACTAGCCTCTGCCATGATGACGGGTTATTTTCTCTGTCAGATGGAAAAAAGAAAAACCCTAGAAGAAAACCTCTTTGATACCGATTCCATGGAGTAATTATTTTCTTGGCGTTGGTGAATTAAGGTATGATTTTTAGTTGAGTTTGGCAATAGGCAATGGGCAATAGTAATAATAGTTTTAATACTATACATTTACTGTAATTCAATAATGCTTCATACTCAAAATCAGCAATGCCATTTTTTTCAATGGTGGGAAATACCCACCATATATTATATTCTTAACCTGACACCTGATAACCGATACCTGACACCTTTTTTACAAGACTATAAATTTTATCCTGAAATCAGGTTATTATAGGGTGGTTATTGCCCTACCTCAAAATTTTCTCCGTCAGTTTCGCAAGAATAGTCTCCCTTAACTGTTTATCCTTGGGTAACATCGCCAAAATCTCTTCAACTTTTTGATTAACTTCAGACTCCCGTTGACTATCTATCCATATCAGGTGATTGGTTTCTTCCCCGTCACTGCGGGTAACAGTAATCCTTCTGGCGGATAATCCTTCCCCTTGTTTAACTTTTACTTGCCCTTGGATGGCTTCTAGGTTGGTAAATTTACGGGATAATTCAGCCAGTTTACTTTGAAATAAACTAACATCTTCATCTTTCCAAGATTCCGCTGGTTTGTCAGCAATAATCATCATCAAAGCCTCTAACCATTGTTTATCATTTTTGGTTTCATCACATACTGCTTGGGTAAAACGTTTTAAAATTGGCTCAACACATTTATCTTTAAGGTAAGATGCCCTTATGCGTAAGTCTTCCCTGAGTTTTGTAGTCTCGTTTCTCACCCCAAAGGCAGAATATAACAAGGATTGACATTCACTCAACAGATTTTCGTAGGCAAGATTAATTTCTCTTAATGCTGTTATCAGGTTTGTTTTTAGTTGTTTGGCGGTGATACCGTCTTTTTCTTTGTTGGTGGTGATGGGGGGTAAGTCACAGGCTTCGGGTAGTTGTTTAAATAATAGTTCGTCAGGTTCGACGGTTTTTTGTAAGATGGTTAAGATGTTTAGTGCTGTTGGACTTAATTCTTTTGTTTGAAGGGTATAACGGGGGAGTTGTTTAACAAATTGATATAGGGGAGTGACAACGGTTAAAAGGGTGGCGTTACGAATGTTTCTTTTGGCTTTTGTTTGCGGATTACGCAGGATAGCTTCTAATTCTTGGAATACTTCTCCCCTTAATCCTTCTATGGCAAAATATTTTACGGCATAACGTTCGGGATTTTTGACTAATAATTCTAAATGTTCTTCCCCTAGCACTGGTATAAATGTACCATCTTGATATACTCCCACTTCTTCTTTGTAATACAGTAATACGGCGGTAAGAATGATGGGGATGATGCCTTCTTTTACTCCGTAGGGGGGTAGTTGTAGGATTTGGTATAGTTGGGCGATATTTTGGGGATTTTCGGTGGCTGATGTGCAAAAAAGGGCGATCGCACCCCACACTTTATCTATATTAGGATTATCCCCACCCATAGGCGCATGAATACCCCACTCTTCATCCATTAAAATTGTAGTATCTGTGTCGGGGGGGGTAGTATGTAGTTATAACCTTTGCCATCACTAGATTTGAGGTTATTTTCAGTCAAAGAAAGAGGGCGATGGATACCCGTTTCCCGTAACAAAGAATAATACATCGTCACCTCAGGGCCATAACCAGAAAAACCAAGATTAGGTAAACTAGAATGGTTAATCATCGCTGTAATTAACTCCCTTCTTGCCTTGCTACCCTGAGAAGTAAGATTGCGACGGTTAATCAACTCATTCCAGAGAATAGGAGTTTTAACAAAAGTCTCATCACACAACCGAGAAAGATAACCATTCAACTCCCCTACACTTTTGACGGGGGTTAACTCTCCCCCAATCCAACAACGACACTCCCCCCGACTAAAATCAAAAACACTATTTAAAGTTTCATCCAAAGCTTTTTGCGCTTCCATGAGACGATAACGCACCTCCTTTCTCGCTACCCCATCCGACTGTAACTCCTTCGCCTCATTATTCATCCGATTCAAAGCGCTAAATTCTTGGGCTTGTAATCGCAAAACCTGTAAGTTATTGGTAGTAATGACAATAATGGGTAAACCATTGACAGTTTTTTGGGGAAAAGTAGGGGGCATTTCCTCCTCCAACCAATAACCTAACCAACCATCCGTCGAATTATCTTCACATTCCACCCTATCCCAATCAAAAGAGGCATCGAGATAATGTCTTTCAAAATAACGTAAAGTGCCTGTTTGATAACTATGTCGTTGCGCAATGATAGGCTTGAGAGGGCGTAATGGGGATAAAAGTTTGGCTAAACTAGACTGCTCTTGTTTTAAATAGGATTCTAGTTCATAATCAATGTTATAGTCTGAACCTTCCCAGATTCTCAACTCATCAATTTGTTTACGATGGGTAATCAACCCTTGTCTTAAAAGTTGTTCAATTTTTTCTTGCCAATAGTTAAACCTATCGTTATCCTCTCCATCACAAAGACTATGGGCGACTAAATTACGGGTTGCCCTAATAATACCTGTAATACTAACTAAGTTTAGCAAACCGATCGCCTTTAGCAACCGCAAATTATCCTCATCGAGGTGTTTGGCATCGTTGATTAAATCATAGATTTCTACCCACCGTTGGAAATTTACTACCCTTGTCAACCCCATACCCACGGAGGAGATAAAATAATCATAGATTTGATCAAGTTTGAGGGTAGGTAAGTCATCATCGTTAATAACCGTTTCCTCTAAAAACTTTTTGAACGAAAAAGGCTCATCGGATGTGATAAAAGTAAATAAGGTGCGATCGTTTTGGGCATATTTGACGCATAAAACTGGTAAAATTAAGGCACTAAGGGGATGAAGGGGATAAATATTTTTAATTAAATTATCTTCAATTTTTTCTAACTTTAAAATTGGCTCTAATGTTTGATTCCAATAACTACTATATTGGTCAATTTTTTTCTCAAAACCATCATCAAAATTCGAGGTAATAGCTTCGGCGATTAAC
This window contains:
- the scpB gene encoding SMC-Scp complex subunit ScpB, with the translated sequence MGSEYTNFNLVTQIEAILYLKGKPTSCAEIEELTQAGEEEIESALIKLMSDYAHRPESALEVVETPAGYALQLRHCCQNLLENLVPADLNTATLRTLAAIALTNPILQSDLITVRGSGAYQHVQELLELGFIRKRRQAEGRSYWLEITDKFHQYFEIDQLPT
- a CDS encoding DUF760 domain-containing protein, whose protein sequence is MVFNANFFGGESDTTLDNTLIDYLQKQKPETLERIAQSATPEIKEIITHNVQGLLGMLPTEGFNVQIVTDKQHMANLLASAMMTGYFLCQMEKRKTLEENLFDTDSME